A section of the Anabaena cylindrica PCC 7122 genome encodes:
- the gatA gene encoding Asp-tRNA(Asn)/Glu-tRNA(Gln) amidotransferase subunit GatA: protein MASIRELHAQLVNKERSAVEITQEALDRIQALEPKLHSFLIVTAQQALEQARAVDAKIAAGEEIGILAGIPIGIKDNMCTKGIRTTCGSKILENFIPPYESTVTQKLATAGAVMVGKTNLDEFAMGSSTENSAYQVTANPWDISRVPGGSSGGSAAAVAAEECVVSLGSDTGGSIRQPASFCGVVGMKPTYGLVSRYGLVAYASSLDQIGPFARTVEDAAILLSAIAGYDAQDATSLNVEIPDYAASLTPDLPAGKKLKIGVIKETFGEGLDSEVESAVKGAIAQLEALGAEIHYISCPRFRYGVPSYYIIAPSEASANLARYDGVKYGLRSPDADNLLSMYTRTRSTGFGTEVKRRIMIGTYALSAGYYDAYYLQAQKVRTLIKEDFEKAFQQVDVLVSPTAPTTAFQAGEKITDPLSMYLNDLMTIPVNLAGLPGISVPCGFDSKGLPIGLQLIGKVLREDQLLQIAYAYEQSTNWHLKTAKIA, encoded by the coding sequence ATGGCATCCATCCGCGAGTTGCACGCACAGCTAGTAAACAAAGAACGTTCTGCTGTTGAAATCACCCAAGAAGCTTTAGATCGCATTCAAGCCTTAGAGCCGAAATTGCACAGTTTCTTAATTGTAACGGCACAACAAGCTCTAGAACAGGCTCGTGCTGTGGATGCAAAAATCGCTGCTGGGGAAGAAATTGGCATCTTAGCAGGGATTCCCATTGGTATCAAAGACAATATGTGTACCAAGGGTATTCGCACCACTTGCGGCTCTAAAATTTTAGAAAATTTTATCCCACCTTACGAATCAACGGTAACGCAAAAACTGGCAACTGCTGGGGCTGTGATGGTTGGGAAAACCAATTTAGATGAGTTTGCAATGGGGAGTTCCACTGAAAACTCGGCTTATCAAGTTACGGCTAATCCTTGGGATATTTCGCGGGTTCCTGGTGGTTCTTCTGGTGGTTCGGCTGCGGCTGTAGCGGCTGAGGAATGCGTTGTATCTCTGGGTTCGGATACGGGGGGTTCGATTCGTCAACCGGCTTCTTTTTGCGGTGTGGTGGGGATGAAACCGACTTATGGGTTAGTTTCCCGTTATGGGTTGGTGGCTTATGCTTCATCTTTGGATCAAATTGGCCCCTTTGCTCGTACTGTTGAAGATGCGGCTATATTGTTGAGTGCGATCGCAGGATATGATGCCCAAGATGCAACCAGCTTAAATGTAGAAATTCCCGATTACGCAGCCAGCTTAACTCCCGATTTACCAGCTGGAAAAAAACTGAAAATCGGTGTAATTAAGGAAACTTTTGGGGAAGGTTTAGATTCTGAAGTAGAATCAGCAGTAAAAGGCGCGATCGCACAACTAGAAGCTTTAGGTGCAGAAATTCACTACATTTCCTGTCCCCGCTTCCGTTATGGTGTACCCAGTTACTACATAATCGCTCCCTCCGAAGCATCAGCCAATCTAGCTCGTTACGACGGCGTTAAATACGGCTTGCGTTCTCCAGATGCAGACAACCTGCTTTCCATGTACACCCGTACACGCTCCACCGGATTTGGTACAGAAGTCAAACGTCGGATTATGATTGGTACTTATGCTCTTAGCGCCGGTTATTACGACGCATATTATCTACAAGCGCAAAAAGTCCGCACACTGATTAAAGAAGACTTTGAAAAAGCCTTTCAGCAAGTTGATGTTTTAGTCTCTCCCACTGCTCCCACTACAGCATTTCAAGCCGGCGAAAAAATTACCGATCCCTTGAGTATGTATTTAAATGACTTAATGACTATTCCCGTCAATCTTGCAGGTTTACCAGGTATCAGTGTACCTTGTGGTTTTGACAGCAAAGGTCTACCAATTGGATTACAGTTAATTGGTAAAGTGCTGCGAGAAGATCAACTTTTACAAATAGCT
- a CDS encoding winged helix-turn-helix transcriptional regulator, giving the protein MVPNNEQIILGADCPMRQMLDLLGDKWTPPVLYLLSSGTKRYTDFQRQIPGISKKMLTQTLRRLESAGVVNRTVYPIVPPKVEYNLTPFGEKLIEPIAGLAEWAWQHQEELKLVSERQQMSLSSQKLKL; this is encoded by the coding sequence ATGGTTCCCAACAATGAGCAAATAATCTTAGGCGCAGACTGTCCTATGCGACAGATGCTGGATTTGCTAGGAGATAAATGGACCCCGCCAGTACTTTATCTTCTATCTTCTGGTACTAAGCGATATACCGATTTTCAACGTCAAATTCCTGGAATATCAAAAAAAATGCTGACACAAACCTTAAGAAGGTTGGAGTCCGCTGGTGTTGTTAATCGAACTGTGTATCCAATTGTGCCGCCCAAAGTGGAATATAACCTGACTCCCTTTGGTGAAAAGTTGATTGAACCGATTGCAGGTTTGGCAGAGTGGGCTTGGCAACACCAAGAAGAATTGAAATTGGTTTCCGAACGTCAACAGATGTCTTTGAGTAGTCAGAAATTGAAACTTTGA
- a CDS encoding glucose 1-dehydrogenase, with protein sequence MKPLENKVALVTGGTSGIGRTTAIAFAHAGAKVVVVGRREEEGSETVNLIHQAGSEGLFVKADVSQEADIKATIAAVVDKFGRLDIAFNNAGLLGENALLAEQTEQTYDRVFGVNVKGVFLCMKHEITQMLAQGNGGAIVNTSSINGFRPLAPGLSIYDASKTAVVMLTKAAALEYASQKIRINAIAPGPIETEMLSQATGGNTKAFENFVPAGRLGKPDDIANAVIWLSSDATNFVNGHTLVVDGGLLAA encoded by the coding sequence ATGAAACCGTTAGAAAACAAAGTGGCCCTTGTTACTGGTGGTACTTCTGGAATTGGACGGACTACTGCGATCGCTTTTGCTCATGCAGGTGCCAAAGTTGTTGTAGTCGGACGACGAGAGGAAGAAGGCAGTGAAACCGTCAACTTGATTCATCAGGCAGGAAGTGAGGGTTTATTTGTGAAAGCTGATGTCTCTCAAGAAGCAGATATAAAAGCAACCATTGCTGCTGTTGTCGATAAGTTCGGTAGGCTTGATATCGCCTTTAATAATGCGGGGTTACTGGGTGAAAATGCCTTGCTGGCAGAGCAAACAGAGCAAACTTATGACCGGGTTTTTGGAGTGAATGTCAAGGGAGTTTTTCTGTGTATGAAGCATGAAATTACCCAGATGTTGGCTCAAGGTAATGGTGGAGCAATTGTCAATACATCCTCCATCAATGGTTTTCGTCCTTTAGCTCCTGGCTTATCGATTTATGATGCATCTAAAACAGCTGTGGTGATGCTGACAAAAGCCGCAGCCCTAGAATATGCCTCACAAAAAATTCGGATAAATGCGATCGCACCAGGGCCAATTGAAACGGAAATGCTCAGTCAGGCAACTGGCGGTAATACCAAAGCTTTTGAGAATTTTGTTCCCGCCGGACGTTTGGGTAAACCCGATGACATTGCTAATGCTGTGATCTGGTTGTCTTCGGATGCTACCAATTTTGTTAATGGACATACCCTGGTTGTTGATGGCGGATTACTGGCGGCGTGA
- a CDS encoding SDR family NAD(P)-dependent oxidoreductase — MSQLENKVALILGGAGNVGEGIVRAFLKAGAIVVVPSRKVEKLEELRTYLGELAQGDRFIPIVGEIGQIDSAESIRDQLLKQFGRLDAVVASLGGWWFGNRPLTEVLIAEWQQYLDSNLTSHFIAARTFLPILQERKGASYTLIGGAAAEVPIPNVSPVSISAAGQLMLAQVLMQENKGSSIRINEVIVHSWVATRSSEERSQPTWITADDIGEFTAWLASDAASMVNSSLLRLYEKPVT; from the coding sequence ATGAGTCAACTAGAGAACAAAGTTGCATTAATTCTTGGTGGTGCAGGCAATGTAGGAGAAGGCATTGTAAGAGCATTTCTCAAAGCAGGTGCCATAGTAGTTGTGCCGTCCCGTAAAGTCGAAAAACTAGAAGAACTACGCACTTATTTAGGTGAACTTGCACAAGGCGATCGCTTTATTCCCATTGTGGGAGAAATTGGTCAAATTGATAGTGCCGAAAGTATTCGTGACCAACTGCTTAAACAATTTGGAAGGCTTGATGCTGTGGTTGCTTCCCTTGGCGGCTGGTGGTTTGGTAACAGACCTTTGACTGAAGTCTTAATCGCAGAATGGCAACAATATTTAGATAGTAATTTAACGAGTCACTTCATCGCTGCCCGTACCTTTCTACCTATTCTTCAAGAACGCAAAGGTGCTAGCTATACCTTGATTGGAGGAGCCGCAGCCGAAGTACCGATTCCCAATGTCAGCCCTGTGAGCATTTCTGCTGCTGGACAGTTGATGTTAGCTCAGGTATTGATGCAAGAAAATAAAGGTAGTAGTATCCGAATTAATGAAGTCATTGTTCATAGCTGGGTGGCAACTCGCAGCAGTGAAGAGCGCAGTCAACCTACCTGGATTACTGCTGATGACATTGGCGAATTTACAGCTTGGCTTGCTTCTGACGCAGCATCTATGGTGAATAGTAGTCTCCTACGCTTGTATGAAAAGCCTGTAACTTAA
- a CDS encoding trans-splicing intein-formed DNA polymerase III subunit alpha C-terminal partner DnaE-C translates to MVKIISRQYLGQADVYDIGVEEDHNFAIKNGFIASNCFNKSHSTAYAYVTYQTAYLKANYPLEYMAALLTANSGDTDKVQKYLNNCMSMGIAIDPPDINRSGLDFTPAEEKILFGFSAVRNVGQNAIAGILEARAEGGEFKSLGDFCDRIDLRTVNRRTLESLIQCGAFDKIESNRQQLSRDLELVYDWAQSRAKDRASGQGNLFDLMGGGFASNNNPQKSNNAFESAPKAEPTSDFPPQEKLRMEKELLGFYVSAHPLKDIKQSSSLLAPINLSQLGEQKDNTMLCAVVMLNNVKKVVTKKGDPMAILQIEDLTASSEAIVFPKNYERVASLLQVDARLIIWGKVDKRDDQNQFIVEDAEPVEKVQMVMVELNPQEAGTIEVQHRLRSILKEQSGDKDKAKVPVIGIIQSGSSRQLVRFGKQFWVQDSFSTVQSLKNARFPAQVKQLTDNS, encoded by the coding sequence ATGGTTAAAATCATTTCCCGTCAATACCTAGGTCAAGCCGATGTTTATGATATTGGCGTTGAAGAAGATCATAATTTCGCCATCAAAAATGGTTTCATTGCTTCTAATTGCTTCAACAAATCTCACTCTACTGCTTATGCGTATGTAACTTATCAAACGGCATATTTAAAAGCTAATTATCCTTTGGAATATATGGCTGCACTGTTGACAGCTAACAGTGGAGATACCGACAAAGTGCAGAAATATTTGAATAACTGTATGAGTATGGGTATTGCCATAGATCCACCGGATATTAATCGCTCTGGTTTGGACTTTACGCCGGCGGAAGAGAAGATTTTATTTGGGTTTTCCGCAGTGCGGAATGTGGGACAAAATGCGATCGCAGGTATTCTGGAAGCTAGAGCCGAGGGAGGGGAGTTTAAATCCTTGGGCGATTTTTGCGATCGCATCGACTTACGTACAGTTAACCGTCGTACTCTCGAATCACTAATCCAATGTGGAGCCTTTGACAAAATAGAATCCAATCGTCAGCAATTAAGCCGCGACTTAGAATTAGTATACGATTGGGCCCAATCTCGTGCTAAAGATCGAGCCAGTGGACAGGGAAACCTATTTGATTTAATGGGTGGCGGTTTTGCCAGTAATAATAATCCACAAAAATCAAATAACGCCTTTGAATCTGCCCCCAAAGCTGAACCAACTTCAGATTTTCCTCCCCAAGAAAAATTGCGGATGGAAAAAGAATTATTAGGTTTTTATGTGTCGGCTCACCCACTCAAAGATATCAAACAATCATCATCACTTCTGGCACCAATTAACCTATCTCAGTTAGGAGAACAAAAAGATAACACCATGCTTTGTGCAGTTGTCATGCTAAATAATGTCAAAAAAGTGGTGACAAAAAAAGGTGATCCAATGGCAATTTTACAAATAGAAGACTTAACTGCATCATCAGAAGCAATTGTCTTTCCCAAAAACTATGAACGAGTTGCTTCACTACTACAAGTTGATGCCAGATTAATCATTTGGGGTAAAGTAGACAAACGAGATGATCAAAATCAATTTATTGTCGAAGATGCAGAACCAGTGGAAAAAGTCCAAATGGTAATGGTGGAATTAAATCCCCAAGAAGCTGGTACTATTGAAGTTCAGCACCGCCTCAGATCAATTTTAAAAGAGCAATCAGGAGATAAAGATAAAGCGAAAGTTCCAGTAATTGGCATTATTCAGTCAGGTAGCTCTCGTCAACTTGTGCGTTTTGGTAAACAATTTTGGGTACAAGATTCTTTCTCAACTGTACAATCATTAAAAAACGCTAGATTTCCTGCTCAAGTCAAACAATTAACGGATAATTCGTAG
- a CDS encoding DUF6464 family protein has product MLKTLLLITVGFLPSLLSLWVIRKTQQQTRARIRQAAINSSRMQIRQYIRPIEGVEIDSEAHCRNRYYLEGIGYLIGDISCQFNARSGYVRCAVNPSGPCQDCRHYEPRKLTDSEKQS; this is encoded by the coding sequence GTGTTAAAAACACTTTTGCTGATCACCGTTGGATTCTTACCATCCCTATTATCTTTGTGGGTGATTCGCAAAACCCAGCAGCAGACACGCGCACGCATTAGACAAGCTGCTATAAACTCTTCCAGAATGCAGATTAGGCAATATATCAGACCCATTGAGGGCGTTGAGATTGATAGCGAAGCACACTGTAGGAATCGCTATTATCTAGAAGGTATAGGCTATTTGATAGGTGATATTAGTTGTCAATTTAATGCTCGTTCTGGTTACGTCCGTTGTGCTGTCAATCCTAGCGGCCCTTGCCAGGACTGTCGTCACTATGAACCGAGAAAATTAACTGATAGTGAAAAACAAAGTTAA
- a CDS encoding NADAR family protein: MTIYFYNTRDQYGCFSNFSSHGFILDDLYWFTSEHYFQAQKFIGTPHLQQIRLVKTPKDAAKMGRERTRPLRSDWEQVKDDIMRKALLCKFSTHADIRDILLDTGNEELVENSPIDYYWGCGSDGSGKNMLGIILMEVRETIQIN; this comes from the coding sequence ATGACAATTTATTTTTATAATACTCGTGATCAATATGGTTGTTTTTCTAATTTCTCATCTCATGGTTTTATCTTAGATGATTTATATTGGTTTACCAGCGAACATTACTTTCAAGCACAAAAGTTTATTGGTACACCTCATTTACAACAAATTCGTCTCGTTAAAACTCCAAAAGACGCTGCAAAAATGGGTAGAGAAAGAACTCGTCCCTTGCGTTCCGATTGGGAACAAGTAAAAGATGATATTATGCGGAAAGCTTTACTATGTAAGTTTTCTACCCATGCAGACATTAGAGATATTCTCCTAGATACAGGCAATGAAGAACTAGTTGAAAATTCGCCTATAGACTATTATTGGGGCTGCGGATCTGATGGCAGTGGAAAAAATATGCTGGGCATCATTTTAATGGAAGTACGGGAAACAATACAAATTAACTAA
- a CDS encoding glucosamine-6-phosphate deaminase, whose translation MSAATKSFRVDDLLVQIYNTEAEMAENAAKIAQEYLYNLLQQQDQVALLLATGNSQLKFLDALIALGGLDWSRIALFHLDEYLGITADHPASFRHYLRERVEQRVSPQRFYYIEGDTLEPVAECDRYTKLLKAQPIDLCFLGIGENGHLAFNDPAVADFQDPASVKLVKLDQVNRQQQVNTGYFSNLETVPQYAFTLTIPIICAAKKIICLAPDIRKAKIVKEILQSPITTNRPASILRKQPQATLFLDTNSAQLLS comes from the coding sequence ATGTCAGCCGCTACAAAATCTTTTCGTGTCGATGATCTCTTAGTGCAGATTTACAACACTGAAGCGGAAATGGCAGAAAATGCTGCCAAAATCGCACAAGAGTATTTATATAATCTGCTCCAGCAACAAGATCAAGTTGCTTTATTATTAGCCACAGGAAACTCCCAACTTAAATTTCTTGATGCTTTAATAGCTTTAGGTGGTCTAGACTGGTCACGGATAGCCTTATTCCATCTGGATGAATATTTGGGAATCACTGCTGATCATCCTGCTAGTTTTCGGCATTATTTACGGGAGCGTGTAGAACAGCGGGTATCTCCACAACGATTTTACTATATAGAAGGGGATACATTAGAACCTGTAGCCGAGTGCGATCGCTATACCAAACTCCTCAAAGCTCAACCCATTGACCTCTGTTTTCTTGGTATAGGTGAAAATGGTCATTTAGCTTTTAACGACCCCGCAGTAGCAGATTTTCAAGACCCCGCTAGTGTCAAACTAGTAAAACTAGATCAAGTTAACCGTCAACAACAAGTAAATACAGGCTATTTTTCTAACCTAGAAACCGTTCCTCAATATGCTTTTACCCTCACTATCCCCATAATTTGTGCAGCCAAAAAAATTATCTGCCTAGCACCAGACATCCGCAAAGCCAAAATAGTCAAAGAAATATTACAAAGTCCCATTACCACAAATCGTCCAGCTTCAATTTTGCGTAAACAACCCCAAGCAACCTTATTTTTAGATACAAATTCCGCTCAATTACTCTCTTAA
- a CDS encoding DevA family ABC transporter ATP-binding protein, producing MMPSKFILEITNLNQYFGTAKIRDQILFDINLTINSGEIVIMTGPSGSGKTTLLTLIGGLRSVQEGSLKFIGQELSGASNDQLVEVRRKIGYIFQSHNLLDFLTARQNVQMSLELQKDVSEWEARMQSEAILNAVKLDHRINYYPSDLSGGQKQRVAIARALVSHPKMVLADEPTAALDSKSGRDVVNLMHQLAKKQNCSIIIVTHDNRILDIADRIIHMEDGRLIKQVS from the coding sequence ATGATGCCATCAAAATTTATTCTGGAAATTACAAACCTAAATCAGTATTTTGGTACAGCCAAAATACGTGACCAGATATTATTTGACATTAATTTGACAATTAATTCCGGAGAAATTGTCATTATGACAGGACCATCGGGTTCAGGAAAAACTACTTTATTGACTTTAATTGGTGGTTTACGTTCTGTTCAGGAGGGAAGTCTCAAATTTATTGGACAAGAATTATCTGGAGCTAGTAATGATCAATTAGTGGAAGTACGCCGGAAAATTGGCTATATTTTTCAATCTCATAATTTGTTGGATTTTTTAACAGCTAGACAAAATGTACAAATGTCGCTGGAATTACAAAAAGATGTTTCTGAATGGGAAGCACGTATGCAATCAGAAGCAATACTTAATGCTGTTAAATTAGATCATCGTATTAATTATTATCCTTCTGATCTATCAGGAGGACAAAAACAACGGGTTGCTATTGCTCGTGCTTTAGTTAGTCATCCCAAAATGGTGTTAGCTGATGAACCAACCGCAGCTTTAGATAGTAAATCAGGTAGAGATGTTGTGAATCTGATGCACCAATTAGCAAAGAAGCAAAATTGCTCTATTATAATAGTGACTCATGATAACCGAATTTTAGATATTGCTGACCGGATAATTCATATGGAAGATGGTCGCTTAATCAAACAGGTTTCGTAA
- the devC gene encoding ABC transporter permease DevC, which yields MILNIPLAWLQLAKQKVRFFVALAGIAFVAVLMFMQIGFQDALYASATQVHKHLQGDLFLISAQYQSLTSNQSFSRNRLYQALGLADVESADPLYVQFAKLKNPINGRKYPIYILGFDPVKSILKLPELQEDFKLLEIPNQVFFDRASRPEFGPIAESFQQNKSPSMEIFSYLGTVGYKVNVIGLFSLGPSFGVDGNLVVSSSTFMRIFRERAAENIDMGLLHLRPDADPKKVIANLSARLPKDVMVMTRKEFMEFEKSYWTLRTPIGFVFNLMVIMGFVVGIIVVYQILYSNISTHFVEFATLKAMGFKNKYLLRVVFQQALILAFLGYIPGFAISLGLYDLAKNATKLPVIMDMEKALIVLISAILMCLISGFFSTNKLRKLDPAEIF from the coding sequence ATGATTCTTAATATACCTCTAGCTTGGCTACAACTAGCTAAACAAAAAGTTCGCTTTTTTGTAGCTTTAGCAGGAATTGCTTTTGTTGCAGTTTTGATGTTTATGCAAATAGGCTTTCAAGATGCGCTCTATGCGAGTGCTACACAGGTACACAAACATCTTCAGGGAGATTTGTTTTTAATTAGCGCACAATATCAATCTTTGACTTCTAATCAAAGCTTTTCGCGCAATCGTTTATACCAGGCATTGGGTTTGGCTGATGTTGAATCAGCCGATCCTTTATATGTGCAGTTCGCTAAATTAAAAAATCCGATTAATGGGCGCAAATATCCTATATATATACTTGGATTTGACCCAGTAAAATCAATTTTAAAATTGCCAGAGTTACAGGAAGATTTTAAGTTACTAGAAATACCTAATCAAGTATTTTTTGACCGTGCTTCGCGCCCAGAGTTTGGGCCAATTGCTGAATCTTTTCAGCAAAATAAATCTCCAAGTATGGAAATATTTAGTTATCTGGGTACAGTTGGTTACAAAGTTAATGTCATCGGCTTATTTAGTCTCGGTCCTTCCTTTGGAGTTGATGGTAATTTAGTTGTTAGTTCTTCAACTTTCATGCGAATATTCCGAGAGCGTGCAGCAGAAAATATAGATATGGGGTTGCTTCATCTCAGACCTGATGCTGATCCAAAAAAAGTTATAGCGAATTTATCAGCTAGGTTACCTAAAGATGTCATGGTGATGACTCGGAAAGAATTTATGGAATTTGAAAAAAGTTACTGGACTTTGAGAACACCTATTGGTTTTGTGTTTAATTTGATGGTAATTATGGGCTTTGTGGTTGGTATCATTGTTGTTTATCAAATTCTTTATAGCAATATATCTACCCATTTTGTTGAATTTGCCACCTTAAAAGCAATGGGTTTCAAAAATAAGTATCTTCTACGAGTTGTTTTTCAACAAGCTTTAATTTTAGCTTTTTTGGGATATATTCCTGGTTTTGCTATATCATTAGGACTTTATGATTTAGCAAAAAATGCTACAAAATTACCAGTTATTATGGATATGGAGAAAGCATTAATAGTATTAATCTCTGCAATTTTAATGTGTTTGATTTCGGGATTTTTCTCTACAAATAAATTACGCAAGTTAGATCCAGCAGAAATTTTTTAG
- a CDS encoding ABC exporter membrane fusion protein translates to MVHKEKQSLTNPVGWLSITLAITTAVATGAVSLYSLSRFHLRSKTNAPVPISSPTPAVTAIAALGRLEPQGEIIRLSAPDSLGGGVRLTKLLINKGDKIRQGQVIAVLDSYDSNFAALEKAKRQVQVSQASLKQVQAGAKQGDIYAQEATIARLEAELRGETFTQKATIARLEAELNNAETEHQRYQKLYQDGAISASDADTKRLRMDTVQQQLNAAKASLNRTVETLQKQLTEAKARLNSIAEIRPTDVQAAQADVESAKASVKQAQAQLELSSVRSPIDGQVLKINAWPGEIIAGNGIAEIGRTQQMYVVAEVYETDIKKVRLGQSAAITADAFAGKVQGTVTDIGLQVGKQNIFNNNPGANTDNKIVDVKIRVDKLTDNQRIAGLTNLQVQVIIKI, encoded by the coding sequence ATGGTACACAAAGAAAAGCAGTCATTGACAAACCCTGTAGGTTGGTTGTCGATAACTTTGGCAATTACTACAGCTGTAGCTACTGGTGCAGTATCTCTCTACAGTCTTTCACGTTTCCATTTAAGATCTAAAACAAATGCTCCAGTTCCTATCAGCAGTCCAACTCCAGCAGTGACTGCTATTGCTGCTTTAGGACGTTTGGAACCTCAGGGAGAAATTATTCGTTTGTCTGCTCCCGATTCACTAGGTGGGGGTGTAAGACTAACCAAACTTTTGATCAATAAAGGTGATAAAATCCGTCAAGGACAAGTGATAGCTGTTCTTGACAGTTACGATTCTAATTTTGCAGCCTTAGAAAAAGCCAAGAGGCAAGTACAAGTGTCCCAAGCGAGCCTTAAGCAAGTACAAGCAGGGGCAAAACAAGGTGATATCTATGCTCAAGAAGCGACAATTGCACGTCTAGAAGCTGAGTTGCGTGGAGAAACTTTTACCCAAAAAGCAACAATTGCTCGCCTAGAAGCTGAATTAAATAATGCAGAAACAGAGCATCAAAGATATCAAAAATTGTATCAAGATGGTGCTATTTCTGCTTCTGATGCAGACACAAAACGTCTAAGAATGGATACTGTACAACAGCAACTCAATGCAGCTAAGGCTTCCTTAAATCGAACTGTAGAAACGCTTCAAAAACAGTTAACTGAAGCCAAAGCTAGATTGAATAGTATTGCCGAAATTCGTCCTACTGATGTGCAAGCTGCACAAGCTGATGTTGAAAGTGCAAAAGCATCAGTTAAACAAGCTCAAGCACAACTAGAATTAAGTTCTGTCCGTTCACCTATAGATGGTCAAGTGTTAAAAATTAATGCTTGGCCAGGAGAAATAATTGCTGGTAACGGTATAGCTGAAATAGGTCGCACTCAACAGATGTATGTAGTAGCAGAAGTTTACGAAACCGATATTAAAAAAGTGCGTTTAGGACAATCAGCAGCAATCACTGCTGATGCTTTTGCAGGAAAAGTACAGGGAACAGTTACAGATATCGGATTGCAAGTAGGTAAACAAAATATTTTCAATAACAATCCTGGTGCAAATACAGATAACAAAATAGTTGATGTCAAAATTCGTGTTGATAAATTAACAGATAATCAACGAATTGCAGGTTTAACTAATTTGCAAGTACAAGTAATCATCAAGATCTAG